A part of Pseudobdellovibrionaceae bacterium genomic DNA contains:
- a CDS encoding SDR family NAD(P)-dependent oxidoreductase, translating into DVTDRKSVEVLPQNLPQAWQDIDILVNNAGLARGVDLAQDADLSDWEEVIDTNNKGLVYMTRTLLPSMLKRNHGHIINIGSIAGSWPYKGGNVYGASKAFVRQFSLNLRTDLHGTALRVTNIEPGLVGETEFSYVRFRGDENKAQELYKNTQALTPEDIAESIYWASAQPKHVNVNSIEIMPVAQTYAGLIVDRHP; encoded by the coding sequence GATGTGACAGATCGTAAAAGTGTGGAAGTTTTACCGCAAAACCTACCTCAAGCTTGGCAAGACATAGATATTTTAGTGAACAATGCAGGGCTTGCCAGAGGTGTTGACCTAGCCCAAGACGCTGACCTTTCTGACTGGGAAGAAGTGATAGACACCAACAATAAGGGCCTAGTGTATATGACCCGCACCCTTTTACCTTCCATGCTCAAACGCAACCATGGTCACATTATCAATATTGGCTCTATTGCAGGCAGCTGGCCTTACAAAGGCGGAAATGTCTATGGAGCCAGCAAAGCCTTTGTCAGACAATTTAGCCTTAACCTCAGAACCGACCTCCACGGCACAGCTCTTCGAGTCACCAATATCGAACCTGGCTTAGTCGGGGAAACCGAATTTTCTTATGTCAGATTTAGAGGCGATGAAAATAAAGCCCAAGAACTCTACAAAAACACCCAAGCCCTCACACCCGAAGACATCGCCGAAAGCATCTACTGGGCCAGCGCCCAACCCAAGCATGTAAATGTCAACAGCATAGAAATCATGCCCGTCGCCCAAACCTACGCAGGCCTCATCGTCGACCGCCATCCCTAG